A stretch of Mya arenaria isolate MELC-2E11 chromosome 14, ASM2691426v1 DNA encodes these proteins:
- the LOC128217775 gene encoding heat shock 70 kDa protein 12A-like isoform X2 codes for MAIKAPLLVAGIDFGTTYSGWSYSFRHEFEHDPTKVATKSWYGDQLVSLKAPTCVLVEPDGETFSAFGYDAESKYTSLVEAEEHEKWYFFRRFKMKLHNKTIKRDMEIEDETGKKLNAKLVFTSAIRFLKDDLLNVIEDRIAGAATSEEINWVLTVPAIWDGGAKQFMREAAESAGIPSYNLIIALEPEAAAVYCRFLQKKNEEDSSLSTFKTGSKVLVVDAGGGTVDIAVQEVAENGSMKNIYKASGGDWGGTKVDEAYVIFLQNMLGKDSIDAFKRCYMEDYIFMIRDFEMKKRGVDPLKSERPVIFRVSAMLPKLIKKTRGKKIHEAITDSPFDSTVSIQGDKLKVDMSVVATFFKTQIDAIIDHLSIEHY; via the exons ATG GCAATTAAGGCGCCACTTCTTGTTGCTGGGATTGATTTTGGGACAACCTACTCCGGATGGTCTTACTCGTTTAGACACGAGTTTGAACACGACCCAACTAAAGTCGCAACCAAAAGTTGGTATGGAGACCAGCTGGTTTCATtaaaag CACCGACATGTGTTCTGGTTGAACCCGATGGGGAAACTTTCTCAGCGTTTGGATACGACGCTGAATCCAAGTACACCAGTCTAGTTGAAGCGGAGGAACATGAAAAATGGTACTTCTTCAGGAGATTCAAGATGAAGCTACACAATAAG ACTATAAAAAGAGATATGGAAATTGAAGATGAAACAGGAAAGAAATTAAATGCAAAGCTTGTCTTTACGTCTGCAATAAG attTCTCAAAGACGACCTTTTAAACGTGATTGAAGACCGCATTGCAGGAGCCGCTACCTCGGAGGAAATTAATTGGGTGTTGACTGTTCCCGCGATTTGGGATGGTGGTGCCAAGCAGTTCATGAGAGAAGCAGCAGAAAGC GCTGGTATTCCATCTTACAATCTCATCATAGCTTTGGAGCCAGAAGCAGCAGCCGTTTACTGTCGATTTTTACAGAAAAAGAATGAAGAAGATAGTTCActgtcaacatttaaaacaggAAGCAAAGTCCTTGTTGTTGATGCAGgag GCGGTACGGTTGATATTGCTGTACAAGAGGTTGCAGAGAACGGTTCTATGAAGAACATCTACAAGGCCAGTGGTGGAGATTGGGGAGGAACGAAGGTGGACGAGgcttatgtcatttttttacaaaacatgttag GAAAGGATTCTATTGACGCATTTAAGCGGTGTTACATGGAAGATTACATATTCATGATTCGTGACTTTGAAATGAAAAAGCGAGGCGTTGACCCATTGAAAAGTGAAAGGCCAGTGATTTTCAGAGTTTCAGCAATGTTACCAAAGCTGATTAAAAAAACCAGGGGCAAAAAGATTCATGAGGCCATAACGGATTCTCCATTTGATAGTACG gTTTCAATCCAAGGCGACAAATTGAAAGTCGATATGAGTGTTGTTGCAACCTTTTTCAAAACGCAAATTGATGC
- the LOC128217775 gene encoding heat shock 70 kDa protein 12A-like isoform X1: MAIKAPLLVAGIDFGTTYSGWSYSFRHEFEHDPTKVATKSWYGDQLVSLKAPTCVLVEPDGETFSAFGYDAESKYTSLVEAEEHEKWYFFRRFKMKLHNKTIKRDMEIEDETGKKLNAKLVFTSAIRFLKDDLLNVIEDRIAGAATSEEINWVLTVPAIWDGGAKQFMREAAESAGIPSYNLIIALEPEAAAVYCRFLQKKNEEDSSLSTFKTGSKVLVVDAGGGTVDIAVQEVAENGSMKNIYKASGGDWGGTKVDEAYVIFLQNMLGKDSIDAFKRCYMEDYIFMIRDFEMKKRGVDPLKSERPVIFRVSAMLPKLIKKTRGKKIHEAITDSPFDSTVSIQGDKLKVDMSVVATFFKTQIDAIVDEVSNIIEQSTIGDIDAIVLVGGFSNCSLLQQAIKSRFVNHTIIIPNDADLAVLKGAVIFGHKPELITQRVSKYTYGLRMKRPFVDKVHNEYYKVIREDGKVCCGNCFDIHITAGQCLFVGEAQVQKSYTPAKSSKTAICFPVYYTHATDPMYTTDNGCYCAGNMIVPIGGSGLDRSVEVRMIYGGTEIEVEATEVATGKIHRLKIDFLS; the protein is encoded by the exons ATG GCAATTAAGGCGCCACTTCTTGTTGCTGGGATTGATTTTGGGACAACCTACTCCGGATGGTCTTACTCGTTTAGACACGAGTTTGAACACGACCCAACTAAAGTCGCAACCAAAAGTTGGTATGGAGACCAGCTGGTTTCATtaaaag CACCGACATGTGTTCTGGTTGAACCCGATGGGGAAACTTTCTCAGCGTTTGGATACGACGCTGAATCCAAGTACACCAGTCTAGTTGAAGCGGAGGAACATGAAAAATGGTACTTCTTCAGGAGATTCAAGATGAAGCTACACAATAAG ACTATAAAAAGAGATATGGAAATTGAAGATGAAACAGGAAAGAAATTAAATGCAAAGCTTGTCTTTACGTCTGCAATAAG attTCTCAAAGACGACCTTTTAAACGTGATTGAAGACCGCATTGCAGGAGCCGCTACCTCGGAGGAAATTAATTGGGTGTTGACTGTTCCCGCGATTTGGGATGGTGGTGCCAAGCAGTTCATGAGAGAAGCAGCAGAAAGC GCTGGTATTCCATCTTACAATCTCATCATAGCTTTGGAGCCAGAAGCAGCAGCCGTTTACTGTCGATTTTTACAGAAAAAGAATGAAGAAGATAGTTCActgtcaacatttaaaacaggAAGCAAAGTCCTTGTTGTTGATGCAGgag GCGGTACGGTTGATATTGCTGTACAAGAGGTTGCAGAGAACGGTTCTATGAAGAACATCTACAAGGCCAGTGGTGGAGATTGGGGAGGAACGAAGGTGGACGAGgcttatgtcatttttttacaaaacatgttag GAAAGGATTCTATTGACGCATTTAAGCGGTGTTACATGGAAGATTACATATTCATGATTCGTGACTTTGAAATGAAAAAGCGAGGCGTTGACCCATTGAAAAGTGAAAGGCCAGTGATTTTCAGAGTTTCAGCAATGTTACCAAAGCTGATTAAAAAAACCAGGGGCAAAAAGATTCATGAGGCCATAACGGATTCTCCATTTGATAGTACG gTTTCAATCCAAGGCGACAAATTGAAAGTCGATATGAGTGTTGTTGCAACCTTTTTCAAAACGCAAATTGATGCAATAGTTGACGAAGTGTCAAACATTATTGAGCAGTCGACGATAGGTGATATAGACGCAATTGTTTTGGTTGGAGGATTTTCCAATTGCTCTTTACTCCAGCAGGCCATTAAGTCAAGATTTGTTAACCATACAATTATCATCCCAAATGATGCAGACCTTGCTGTCTTGAAAGGGGCCGTTATATTCGGACACAAACCAGAGCTGATTACTCAGCGAGTGAGCAAATACACGTATGGGCTTCGAATGAAAAGGCCTTTTGTTGACAAAGTTCACAACGAATATTACAAGGTGATACGTGAGGACGGGAAAGTTTGCTGCggtaattgttttgatatacacaTTACAGCTGGGCAGTGCCTTTTCGTTGGAGAAGCACAAGTACAAAAGAGCTACACTCCAGCGAAATCAAGTAAAACCGCTATATGCTTTCCtgtttattatacacatgctacAGATCCGATGTACACAACAGACAACGGGTGCTACTGTGCAGGCAACATGATAGTTCCAATAGGAGGAAGTGGACTAGACCGATCGGTTGAAGTACGGATGATTTACGGTGGGACAGAGATAGAAGTTGAGGCCACCGAGGTCGCGACAGGAAAAATACATCGCCTAAAGATTGACTTTTTGAGCTAa
- the LOC128217777 gene encoding heat shock 70 kDa protein 12A-like isoform X1 encodes MVYSFKHEFKNDPTKVATKRWYGDQLVSLKAPTCVLIEPDGKTFSAFGFDAETKYTSLVKANEHDKWYYFKRFKMKLYNKAIKRDMTIEDETGKKLNAQLVFSIALRFLKDDVLRVIGDRIDGAITSEEINWVLTVPAIWDVGAKQFMREAAESAGISSDKLILALEPEAAAIYCRHIPSKKAGEEDSLSTFKTGSKFLLVDAGGGTVDIAVQEVADNGSMKNIYKASGGDWGGTKVNEAYVKFLENMLGADSIEAFKQSNMEDYIYMIRDFEMKKRDLDPLKNDRPVVFRISAMLPKLVKKSRGKKIYDVIKDSPFESTVSIQGDKLKVDMSIVSNFFKTHVDAIVEHVSNLIDQSTIGDIAAIVLVGGFSNCPLLQHAMKTTFENHKIIVPIDPDLAVLKGAVIFGHKPELISQRVSKYTYGVSMRVDFIEHVHRESYKVINEKGKFRCAHVFDKHITAGQYLIVGEAQVEKKYVASTSSQIHQYFYVYYTLDPDPMYVTDEDIATLPAY; translated from the exons ATGGTCTACTCGTTTAAACACGAGTTTAAAAACGACCCAACAAAAGTCGCAACAAAACGTTGGTATGGAGACCAGCTTGTTTCATTGAAAG CCCCCACATGTGTTCTGATCGAACCTGATGGGAAAACGTTCTCGGCGTTCGGTTTTGACGCTGAAACCAAGTACACCAGTCTAGTTAAAGCGAATGAACATGACAAATGGTACTACTTCAAGCGATTCAAGATGAAGTTGTACAATAAG GCCATTAAAAGAGACATGACAATTGAAGACGAAACTGGAAAGAAGTTGAACGCACAGCTTGTGTTTTCGATCGCTTTAAG ATTTCTCAAAGACGATGTTTTAAGGGTAATTGGTGACCGTATTGACGGAGCCATAACCTCCGAGGAAATCAATTGGGTGTTGACAGTTCCTGCTATTTGGGATGTTGGTGCCAAGCAGTTTATGAGAGAAGCAGCTGAAAGT GCTGGCATTTCTTCTGACAAGCTGATATTAGCTCTCGAGCCAGAAGCCGCAGCCATTTACTGTCGACATATACCGTCGAAAAAAGCTGGAGAAGAGGACTCACTGTctacattcaaaacaggaagCAAATTCCTTCTTGTTGATGCAGGAG GCGGCACGGTTGATATTGCTGTACAAGAGGTTGCAGATAACGGTTCTATGAAGAACATCTACAAAGCCAGTGGTGGAGATTGGGGAGGGACGAAGGTGAACGAGGCTTATGTGAAGTTTTTAGAAAACATGTTAG GAGCGGATTCCATTGAAGCATTCAAACAGAGTAACATGGAAGATTACATATACATGATTCGCGACTTTGAAATGAAAAAGCGAGACCTCGACCCACTGAAAAATGATAGACCAGTGGTTTTCAGAATTTCAGCAATGTTGCCAAAACTGGTTAAAAAAAGCAGGGGCAAAAAGATTTATGACGTCATAAAGGATTCCCCGTTTGAAAGTACG GTTTCAATCCAAGGCGACAAATTGAAAGTCGATATGAGTATAGTTAGCAACTTTTTCAAGACGCATGTTGACGCTATAGTTGAACACGTCTCCAACCTCATTGACCAGTCGACCATAGGTGACATTGCAGCAATTGTTCTAGTCGGAGGATTTAGTAATTGCCCTTTACTCCAGCACGCCATGAAGACAACGTTTGAAAACCATAAAATCATTGTCCCAATTGATCCAGACCTTGCAGTGTTGAAAGGAGCCGTGATATTTGGACACAAACCAGAGCTGATTTCCCAGCGAGTGAGCAAATACACGTATGGTGTAAGCATGAGGGTGGATTTCATTGAACATGTGCACAGAGAATCATATAAAGTGATAAACGAGAAAGGGAAATTTCGCTGTGCCCATgtctttgataaacatatcacaGCGGGGCAGTACCTCATTGTTGGAGAAGCACAAGTGGAAAAGAAGTACGTTGCATCAACATCAAGTCAAatacatcaatatttttatgtttattacacCCTTGATCCAGATCCGATGTACGTTACCGACGAAGATATTGCCACATTGCCGGCGTACTAA
- the LOC128217777 gene encoding heat shock 70 kDa protein 12A-like isoform X2 — translation MTIEDETGKKLNAQLVFSIALRFLKDDVLRVIGDRIDGAITSEEINWVLTVPAIWDVGAKQFMREAAESAGISSDKLILALEPEAAAIYCRHIPSKKAGEEDSLSTFKTGSKFLLVDAGGGTVDIAVQEVADNGSMKNIYKASGGDWGGTKVNEAYVKFLENMLGADSIEAFKQSNMEDYIYMIRDFEMKKRDLDPLKNDRPVVFRISAMLPKLVKKSRGKKIYDVIKDSPFESTVSIQGDKLKVDMSIVSNFFKTHVDAIVEHVSNLIDQSTIGDIAAIVLVGGFSNCPLLQHAMKTTFENHKIIVPIDPDLAVLKGAVIFGHKPELISQRVSKYTYGVSMRVDFIEHVHRESYKVINEKGKFRCAHVFDKHITAGQYLIVGEAQVEKKYVASTSSQIHQYFYVYYTLDPDPMYVTDEDIATLPAY, via the exons ATGACAATTGAAGACGAAACTGGAAAGAAGTTGAACGCACAGCTTGTGTTTTCGATCGCTTTAAG ATTTCTCAAAGACGATGTTTTAAGGGTAATTGGTGACCGTATTGACGGAGCCATAACCTCCGAGGAAATCAATTGGGTGTTGACAGTTCCTGCTATTTGGGATGTTGGTGCCAAGCAGTTTATGAGAGAAGCAGCTGAAAGT GCTGGCATTTCTTCTGACAAGCTGATATTAGCTCTCGAGCCAGAAGCCGCAGCCATTTACTGTCGACATATACCGTCGAAAAAAGCTGGAGAAGAGGACTCACTGTctacattcaaaacaggaagCAAATTCCTTCTTGTTGATGCAGGAG GCGGCACGGTTGATATTGCTGTACAAGAGGTTGCAGATAACGGTTCTATGAAGAACATCTACAAAGCCAGTGGTGGAGATTGGGGAGGGACGAAGGTGAACGAGGCTTATGTGAAGTTTTTAGAAAACATGTTAG GAGCGGATTCCATTGAAGCATTCAAACAGAGTAACATGGAAGATTACATATACATGATTCGCGACTTTGAAATGAAAAAGCGAGACCTCGACCCACTGAAAAATGATAGACCAGTGGTTTTCAGAATTTCAGCAATGTTGCCAAAACTGGTTAAAAAAAGCAGGGGCAAAAAGATTTATGACGTCATAAAGGATTCCCCGTTTGAAAGTACG GTTTCAATCCAAGGCGACAAATTGAAAGTCGATATGAGTATAGTTAGCAACTTTTTCAAGACGCATGTTGACGCTATAGTTGAACACGTCTCCAACCTCATTGACCAGTCGACCATAGGTGACATTGCAGCAATTGTTCTAGTCGGAGGATTTAGTAATTGCCCTTTACTCCAGCACGCCATGAAGACAACGTTTGAAAACCATAAAATCATTGTCCCAATTGATCCAGACCTTGCAGTGTTGAAAGGAGCCGTGATATTTGGACACAAACCAGAGCTGATTTCCCAGCGAGTGAGCAAATACACGTATGGTGTAAGCATGAGGGTGGATTTCATTGAACATGTGCACAGAGAATCATATAAAGTGATAAACGAGAAAGGGAAATTTCGCTGTGCCCATgtctttgataaacatatcacaGCGGGGCAGTACCTCATTGTTGGAGAAGCACAAGTGGAAAAGAAGTACGTTGCATCAACATCAAGTCAAatacatcaatatttttatgtttattacacCCTTGATCCAGATCCGATGTACGTTACCGACGAAGATATTGCCACATTGCCGGCGTACTAA